From Panthera tigris isolate Pti1 chromosome D3, P.tigris_Pti1_mat1.1, whole genome shotgun sequence, one genomic window encodes:
- the LOC102960626 gene encoding 14-3-3 protein zeta/delta-like, with translation MDKNELVQKAKLAEQAERYDDMAACMKSVTEQGAELSNERNLLSVAYKNVVGARRSSWRVVSSIEQKTEGAEKKQQMAREYREKIETELREICNDVLSLLEKFLIPNASQAESKVFYLKMKGDYYRYLAEVAAGDDKKGIVDQSQQAYQEAFEISKKEMQPTYPISLGLALNFSVFYYEILNSPEKACSLAKTAFDEAIAELDTLSEESYKDSTLVMQLLRDNLTLWTSDTQGDEAEAEGGEN, from the coding sequence ATGGATAAAAATGAGCTGGTGCAGAAGGCCAAGCTGGCCGAGCAGGCTGAGCGATATGATGACATGGCAGCCTGCATGAAGTCTGTAACTGAGCAAGGAGCTGAATTATCCAATGAGAGGAATCTTCTCTCAGTTGCTTATAAAAATGTTGTAGGAGCCCGCAGGTCATCTTGGAGGGTCGTCTCAAGTATTGAGCAAAAGACGGAAGGGGCTGAGAAAAAACAGCAGATGGCTCgagaatacagagagaaaattgAGACCGAGCTCAGAGAGATCTGCAATGATGTACTGTCTCTTTTGGAAAAGTTTTTGATCCCCAATGCTTCACAAGCAGAGAGCAAAGTcttctatttgaaaatgaaaggagaCTACTATCGTTACTTGGCTGAGGTTGCTGCTGGTGATGACAAGAAAGGGATTGTGGATCAGTCACAACAAGCATACCAAGAAGCTTTTGAGATCAGCAAAAAGGAAATGCAACCAACATACCCTATCAGTTTGGGTCTGgcccttaacttctctgtgttctATTATGAGATTCTGAACTCCCCGGAGAAAGCCTGCTCTCTTGCAAAGACAGCTTTTGATGAAGCCATTGCTGAACTCGATACATTAAGTGAAGAGTCCTACAAAGACAGCACGCTAGTAATGCAATTACTGAGAGACAACTTGACATTGTGGACATCGGATACCCAAGGAGATGAAGCTGAAGCAGAAGGAGGGGAAAATTAA